In Nocardia asteroides, a single genomic region encodes these proteins:
- a CDS encoding DUF485 domain-containing protein — protein MTSTDLGGVQPPTPAEFAAAHSSPQFQELRSRLRRFVFPVSALFLIWYLAYVLLGAYAHDFMATTVVGNINVGLLLGLAQFVTTFLITGLYVRFANRELDPRAAAIRAELEGERA, from the coding sequence ATGACCAGTACCGACCTCGGCGGCGTACAGCCGCCGACCCCGGCCGAGTTCGCCGCGGCGCACTCCAGCCCCCAGTTCCAGGAGCTGCGAAGCCGCCTGCGGCGCTTCGTGTTCCCCGTCTCCGCGCTCTTCCTGATCTGGTACCTCGCCTACGTGCTGCTCGGCGCCTACGCGCACGACTTCATGGCGACGACGGTGGTGGGCAATATCAACGTCGGGCTGCTGCTCGGCCTCGCCCAGTTCGTCACCACCTTCCTGATCACCGGGCTGTACGTGCGGTTCGCCAACCGCGAACTCGACCCGCGCGCGGCCGCCATCCGCGCGGAGCTGGAAGGAGAAAGGGC
- a CDS encoding cation acetate symporter, translating to MPGTAPLLTVAALLLAALVTVALGVYGVRLARTTSDFLVASRSVGPRWNAAAISGEYLSAASFLGVAGLIAKYGADALWYPVGFTAGYLGLLLFVAAPLRRSGAYTVPDFAEFRLGSARLRRLAAVVVVLICAVYLIPQFQGAGLTLRILLGWPGWVGAVAVGVIVIGNVAGGGMRSATLVQAFQYWLKLTAVALPALVLAGHFLAEERPLGSPAPPVLAERTTVDISTDVVVQVAGVTAATVRGTLDGAAVDGPVELTPGDHELGAGTDLVLEPGSAVPVVAGAPADGAGWLRPGGGFGGTHPAYQVYSLIIATFLGTMGLPHVLVRFYTNPDGRAARSTALAVIGLLGVFYLFPVLLGVFARLYVPQLLITGTSDAAVVLLPGAVLSGLPGQLLAALAAAGAIAAFLSTSSGLLVGIAGVLGTDVLRGRVRDFRFAAVVAGVVPLLLSLTVVSLDLSRTVALAFSVAASTLCPLLVLGIWWRGLTAAGAAAGLSAGGLTAGAATVVSVTGGVDAEWAGGWPADILGYPAAISVPIAFAAMVLVSLATRGQDPRTVGRIFVRMHAPEKLGMGADREHGMGAGQVPGGPEDAPAPDREPGGRSGRTVGKEPGDPAGG from the coding sequence GTGCCGGGCACCGCCCCGCTGCTCACGGTGGCCGCGCTGCTGCTCGCGGCACTGGTCACGGTAGCGCTGGGGGTGTACGGGGTGCGGCTGGCGCGCACCACCTCCGACTTCCTGGTCGCGAGCCGCAGCGTCGGCCCGCGCTGGAACGCGGCCGCCATCTCCGGCGAGTACCTCTCCGCCGCCTCGTTTCTCGGCGTCGCCGGGCTGATCGCCAAGTACGGCGCGGACGCGCTCTGGTACCCGGTCGGGTTCACCGCGGGGTACCTGGGGCTGCTGCTCTTCGTGGCCGCGCCGCTGCGCCGCTCCGGCGCCTACACGGTGCCGGACTTCGCGGAGTTCCGGCTCGGCTCGGCGCGGCTGCGCAGGCTGGCCGCGGTGGTGGTGGTGCTGATCTGCGCGGTGTACCTGATCCCGCAGTTCCAGGGCGCCGGGCTCACCCTGCGGATCCTGCTCGGCTGGCCGGGGTGGGTGGGCGCGGTCGCGGTCGGGGTGATCGTGATCGGCAACGTGGCGGGCGGCGGCATGCGCTCGGCCACGCTGGTGCAGGCCTTCCAGTACTGGCTCAAGCTCACCGCGGTCGCGCTGCCCGCGCTGGTGCTGGCCGGGCACTTCCTCGCGGAGGAGCGGCCGCTCGGCTCGCCCGCGCCGCCGGTGCTCGCCGAGCGCACCACGGTCGACATCAGCACCGACGTGGTGGTGCAGGTGGCCGGGGTGACCGCGGCCACGGTGCGCGGCACGCTGGACGGCGCCGCGGTGGACGGCCCGGTCGAACTCACCCCCGGTGACCACGAACTCGGTGCCGGCACCGACCTGGTGCTGGAGCCGGGCAGCGCGGTCCCGGTGGTGGCAGGCGCGCCCGCGGACGGTGCGGGCTGGCTGCGGCCGGGCGGCGGGTTCGGCGGCACGCACCCGGCGTACCAGGTGTATTCGCTGATCATCGCGACCTTCCTCGGCACGATGGGGCTGCCGCACGTGCTGGTTCGCTTCTACACCAACCCGGACGGGCGGGCGGCGCGCAGCACCGCGCTCGCGGTGATCGGGCTGCTCGGCGTCTTCTACCTGTTCCCGGTGCTGCTCGGGGTCTTCGCCCGGCTGTACGTGCCGCAGCTGCTGATCACCGGCACCTCGGACGCGGCGGTGGTGCTGCTGCCCGGCGCGGTGCTGAGCGGGCTGCCCGGGCAGCTGCTCGCGGCGCTGGCGGCGGCGGGGGCGATCGCGGCGTTCCTCTCGACGTCGTCCGGGCTGCTGGTGGGGATCGCGGGCGTGCTCGGCACCGACGTGCTGCGCGGGCGGGTCCGCGACTTCCGGTTCGCGGCGGTGGTGGCCGGGGTGGTGCCGCTGCTGCTCTCGCTCACCGTCGTCTCGCTCGACCTCTCCCGGACGGTGGCGCTGGCCTTCTCGGTGGCGGCCTCGACGCTCTGCCCGCTGCTGGTGCTCGGCATCTGGTGGCGCGGGCTGACCGCGGCCGGGGCGGCGGCCGGGCTGAGCGCGGGCGGGCTCACGGCCGGTGCGGCCACGGTGGTCTCGGTGACCGGTGGCGTCGACGCCGAGTGGGCGGGCGGCTGGCCCGCGGATATCCTCGGCTACCCCGCGGCGATCAGCGTGCCGATCGCCTTCGCCGCCATGGTGCTGGTGAGCCTGGCGACCCGCGGGCAGGACCCGCGCACCGTCGGGCGGATCTTCGTCCGGATGCACGCGCCGGAGAAGCTCGGCATGGGCGCGGACCGGGAGCACGGCATGGGCGCGGGGCAGGTGCCCGGCGGGCCGGAGGACGCCCCCGCCCCCGACCGCGAGCCCGGCGGGCGCTCCGGCCGAACCGTCGGAAAAGAGCCCGGCGACCCCGCCGGAGGCTGA
- a CDS encoding LytR/AlgR family response regulator transcription factor, giving the protein MTATTPPGAALRVLAVDDEKPALDELVYLLRAQPEVGEIHAARESTAALRLLRQHPVDAVFLDINMPGLDGMELAGILREFAHPPAVVFVTAHDDRAVAAFDLGAVDYLLKPLRTERLAEAVRRITTARSAAAPRAAAQRADPAEVIPVELGGVTTLVHRSSVNWVEADGDYARLHTSAGSHLVRIPLSALETRWRDAGFLRVHRSYLIALRLVTGLRTASGATLVCLRAEGAAAAVELPVSRRQLRELKNRLVHGPRQNWTGR; this is encoded by the coding sequence GTGACCGCCACCACCCCACCCGGCGCCGCCCTGCGCGTGCTCGCCGTCGATGACGAGAAACCGGCTCTGGACGAGCTGGTCTACCTGCTGCGGGCGCAGCCGGAGGTGGGCGAGATCCACGCGGCCAGGGAGTCGACGGCGGCGCTGCGGCTGCTGCGGCAGCACCCGGTGGACGCGGTCTTCCTCGACATCAACATGCCGGGGCTGGACGGGATGGAGCTGGCGGGCATCCTGCGCGAGTTCGCGCACCCGCCCGCGGTGGTCTTCGTGACGGCGCACGACGACCGCGCGGTCGCCGCCTTCGACCTCGGCGCCGTGGACTACCTGCTCAAACCGCTGCGCACCGAGCGGCTGGCGGAGGCGGTGCGCCGGATCACCACAGCCCGCTCGGCCGCCGCTCCCCGGGCCGCCGCGCAGCGCGCCGACCCGGCCGAGGTGATCCCGGTGGAGCTGGGCGGGGTGACCACGCTGGTGCACCGGAGCAGCGTGAACTGGGTCGAGGCCGACGGCGACTACGCCAGGCTGCACACCAGCGCGGGCTCGCACCTGGTCCGGATTCCGCTCTCCGCCCTCGAGACCCGCTGGCGGGACGCCGGTTTCCTGCGCGTGCACCGCTCCTACCTGATCGCGCTGCGGCTGGTGACCGGGCTGCGCACCGCGAGCGGGGCCACGCTGGTCTGCCTGCGCGCCGAGGGCGCGGCGGCCGCGGTGGAGCTGCCGGTCAGCCGCAGGCAGCTGCGCGAACTCAAGAACCGCCTCGTGCACGGTCCGCGGCAGAACTGGACCGGCCGGTGA
- a CDS encoding sensor histidine kinase translates to MNPTAVAIVVAAALLAGALLLWPRTRRVVTTPAERAVHSALHTAALAAVPLRRGLTEESAAEAAPHLRALTGGAALGVADPGGTVLAWDGPHAALGATFGEAAARAAAGGRAVLVAGPGEQAGRTLVAQPMLLPDNEVTGVLGVVTEEPPGPGMLGALAEVARYACGQLQLAELDASRARLDRAEVRALRAQISPHFIYNALNTIASFVRTDPDRARELILEFADFTRYSFRAAGEFTVLADELRNIERYLALERARFGDALQVRLRVAPEVLGVVLPFLALQPLVENAVRHGLAGAGHGGTVSIVAADAGTECLISVEDDGAGMDPELLRSGELDAVTTGESAHVGLANVDDRLRAAFGNDYGLIVETAPGAGTKVSLRVPKFRPGVRA, encoded by the coding sequence ATGAACCCCACCGCGGTGGCGATCGTGGTGGCGGCGGCCCTCCTTGCCGGCGCCCTGCTGCTGTGGCCGCGAACCCGCCGCGTGGTCACCACCCCCGCCGAGCGCGCGGTGCACTCCGCCCTGCACACCGCGGCGCTGGCCGCGGTCCCGCTGCGCCGTGGCCTGACCGAGGAGTCGGCGGCCGAGGCGGCGCCGCACCTGCGGGCGCTGACCGGTGGCGCGGCGCTGGGGGTGGCGGACCCGGGGGGAACGGTGCTGGCGTGGGACGGCCCGCACGCGGCGCTCGGGGCGACGTTCGGGGAGGCGGCGGCGCGGGCGGCGGCGGGCGGGCGGGCGGTGCTGGTGGCGGGGCCGGGCGAGCAGGCGGGGCGGACGCTGGTGGCGCAGCCGATGCTGCTGCCGGACAACGAGGTCACCGGGGTGCTCGGGGTGGTCACCGAGGAGCCGCCGGGGCCGGGGATGCTCGGCGCGCTGGCGGAGGTGGCGCGGTACGCCTGCGGCCAGTTGCAGCTGGCGGAGCTGGACGCCTCGCGGGCCCGGCTGGACCGGGCCGAGGTGCGGGCGCTGCGCGCGCAGATCAGCCCGCACTTCATCTATAACGCGCTGAACACCATCGCCTCGTTCGTGCGCACCGACCCGGATCGGGCGCGCGAGCTGATCCTGGAGTTCGCCGATTTCACCCGCTACTCGTTCCGGGCGGCGGGCGAGTTCACCGTGCTCGCCGACGAGTTGCGCAATATCGAGCGCTACCTGGCGCTGGAGCGGGCCCGGTTCGGGGACGCGCTGCAGGTGCGGTTGCGGGTGGCGCCGGAGGTGCTCGGCGTGGTGCTGCCGTTCCTCGCGCTGCAGCCGCTGGTGGAGAACGCGGTGCGGCACGGCCTGGCCGGGGCCGGGCACGGCGGGACGGTGAGCATCGTGGCGGCCGACGCGGGCACCGAGTGCCTGATCAGCGTAGAGGACGACGGCGCCGGGATGGACCCGGAGCTGCTCCGCTCCGGCGAGCTGGACGCCGTCACCACCGGCGAGTCGGCGCACGTCGGGCTGGCCAACGTGGACGACCGGCTGCGCGCGGCCTTCGGCAACGACTACGGGCTGATCGTGGAGACCGCGCCGGGCGCGGGAACGAAGGTGAGCCTGCGGGTGCCGAAGTTCCGGCCGGGCGTGCGGGCCTGA
- a CDS encoding nitroreductase/quinone reductase family protein, whose product MNDTDPADITDYDDPNAPWNQAWDQEGGITGWNDDVITEFRENSGRVGGAYAGGDLILLTTTGARSGKPHTTPLGPLYRGDTLYVSSFIEDKYPAWWHNIRANSQVTVEHRDQTHRATGRVLEGAEYDEFASWVLANNPLLADFQSKVSRPIPLVVLTLDN is encoded by the coding sequence ATGAACGACACGGATCCGGCCGACATCACCGACTACGACGACCCGAACGCGCCGTGGAACCAGGCGTGGGATCAGGAGGGCGGCATCACCGGCTGGAACGACGACGTGATCACCGAGTTCAGGGAGAACTCCGGCAGGGTGGGTGGCGCCTACGCGGGCGGGGACCTCATCCTGCTCACCACCACCGGCGCCAGGAGCGGCAAGCCGCACACGACCCCGCTCGGCCCCCTCTACCGCGGCGACACCCTGTACGTCAGCTCGTTCATCGAGGACAAGTACCCCGCCTGGTGGCACAACATCAGGGCGAATTCGCAAGTCACCGTCGAGCACCGGGACCAGACCCACCGCGCGACCGGCCGGGTGCTCGAGGGCGCGGAGTACGACGAGTTCGCCAGCTGGGTCCTGGCGAACAACCCGCTGCTCGCGGACTTCCAGTCCAAGGTCTCCCGGCCGATTCCGCTGGTCGTGCTGACCCTCGACAACTGA
- the dnaE gene encoding DNA polymerase III subunit alpha, with product MAESGFVHLHNHTEYSMLDGAAKISPLFAEANRLGMTAVGMTDHGNMYGASEFYNSAKKAGITPIIGIEAYIAPGSRFNTKRVQWGDPSQKGDDVSGSGAYTHMTMVAENATGLRNLFKLSSLASIEGQLGKWARMDEEIIAAHADGIIATTGCPSGEVQTRLRLGHEREALEAAAKWQEIFGPENFFLEVMDHGLSIERRVREGLLMISKQLDIPPIATNDCHYVTKDQSTNHEALLCIQTGKTLSDPTRFKFDGDGYYLKSAAEMRAIWDAEVPGACDNTVRIGERVQPYDEVWQHRDRMPVFPVPEGETEASWLRREVLRGLDQRFPGGPPRDYVERAEYELSVINQMGFPAYFLVVGDLIKHAREVGIRVGPGRGSAAGSLVAYALHITNIDPIPHGLLFERFLNPERVSMPDIDIDFDDRRRGEMVRYATEQWGTDKVAQVITFGTIKTKAAIKDSARVLFGQPGFAIADQITKALPPPIMAKDISVSGITDPNHERYKEAAEVRELINTNPDIAKIYETARGLEGLIRNAGVHACAVIMSSEPLTDAIPVWRRAQDGAIITGWDYPSCEAIGLLKMDFLGLRNLTVLGDAIDNARLNRGIEIDLDALPLDDKLTYELLQRGDTLGVFQLDGGPMRDLLRRMQPTAFEDIVAVGALYRPGPMGMNAHNDYADRKNKRQDVKPIHPELAEPLKEILGETYGLIVYQEQIMHVAQKVAGYSLGRADILRRAMGKKKAEVLAAEFEGFEAGMQANGYSKAAIKALWDTILPFAGYAFNKSHAAAYGLVSYWTAYFKANYPAEYMAALLTSVGDDKDKAAVYLSDCRRLGVHVLPPDVNESELNFASVGTDVRFGLGAVRNVGTNVVASILQARKEKSKYTDFSDYLNKIDTVACTKKVTESLIKAGAFDSLGHPRKGLLLIHSDAIDAVMTTKKAEAIGQFDLFGGVDADESITSIFNVAVPDDEWESKHRLALEREMLGLYVSGHPLNGVEHVLAAQADTQIPAILEGDLKDGTQVTVGGILASVNRRVNKNGLAWASAQLEDLTGGIEVLFFPQSYQLYGMDVVEDAIVLVKARVSVRDDRISLIANDLAVPDLSTIGVAKPLAVTVTTRMCTPDKIGELKRVLIRHPGTADVHVRHVGARDKTTVLKLSDSFRVSPSSALMGDLKALLGPGCLAG from the coding sequence TTGGCCGAGTCCGGTTTCGTTCACCTGCACAACCACACCGAGTACTCGATGCTCGACGGCGCGGCCAAGATCTCGCCGCTCTTCGCCGAGGCGAACCGGCTCGGGATGACCGCGGTTGGCATGACGGACCACGGCAACATGTACGGCGCCTCCGAGTTCTACAACTCGGCGAAGAAGGCCGGGATCACCCCGATCATCGGGATCGAGGCGTACATCGCGCCCGGTTCCCGGTTCAACACCAAGCGGGTGCAGTGGGGTGATCCGAGCCAGAAGGGCGACGACGTCTCCGGCTCCGGCGCCTACACGCACATGACGATGGTCGCGGAGAACGCGACCGGGCTGCGCAACCTGTTCAAACTCTCCAGCCTGGCCTCGATCGAGGGCCAGCTGGGCAAGTGGGCGCGGATGGACGAGGAGATCATCGCCGCGCACGCCGATGGCATCATCGCCACCACAGGCTGCCCGTCGGGCGAGGTGCAGACCAGGCTCCGGCTCGGCCACGAGCGCGAGGCGCTGGAGGCGGCGGCGAAGTGGCAGGAGATCTTCGGCCCGGAGAACTTCTTCCTCGAGGTGATGGACCACGGCCTCTCCATCGAGCGCCGGGTGCGCGAGGGGCTGCTGATGATCAGCAAGCAGCTCGACATCCCGCCGATCGCCACCAACGACTGCCACTACGTCACCAAGGACCAGTCGACCAACCACGAGGCGCTGCTCTGCATCCAGACCGGCAAGACGCTCTCGGATCCGACCCGGTTCAAGTTCGACGGCGACGGCTACTACCTCAAGTCGGCCGCCGAGATGCGCGCCATCTGGGACGCCGAGGTGCCGGGCGCCTGTGACAACACGGTCCGCATCGGCGAGCGGGTGCAGCCCTACGACGAGGTCTGGCAGCACCGCGACCGGATGCCGGTCTTCCCGGTGCCCGAGGGCGAGACCGAGGCCAGCTGGCTGCGGCGGGAGGTCCTGCGCGGCCTGGACCAGCGCTTTCCCGGCGGCCCCCCGCGCGATTACGTGGAGCGCGCCGAGTACGAACTGTCGGTTATCAACCAGATGGGCTTCCCGGCCTACTTCCTGGTCGTCGGCGACCTGATCAAGCACGCGCGCGAGGTCGGCATCCGGGTCGGCCCGGGCCGCGGCTCGGCGGCCGGTTCGCTGGTGGCCTACGCCCTGCACATCACGAACATCGACCCGATCCCGCACGGCCTGCTCTTCGAGCGCTTCCTGAACCCCGAGCGCGTGTCGATGCCCGATATCGACATCGACTTCGACGATCGCCGCCGCGGCGAGATGGTGCGCTACGCCACCGAGCAGTGGGGCACCGACAAGGTCGCCCAGGTGATCACCTTCGGCACCATCAAGACCAAGGCCGCGATCAAGGACTCGGCGCGGGTGCTCTTCGGCCAGCCCGGCTTCGCCATCGCCGACCAGATCACCAAGGCGCTGCCGCCGCCGATCATGGCCAAGGACATCTCGGTCTCCGGGATCACCGACCCGAACCACGAGCGGTACAAGGAGGCCGCCGAGGTTCGCGAGCTGATCAACACCAACCCGGACATCGCCAAGATCTACGAGACGGCGCGCGGCCTGGAGGGGCTGATCCGCAACGCGGGCGTGCACGCCTGCGCGGTGATCATGTCCTCGGAGCCGCTCACCGACGCCATCCCGGTGTGGCGGCGGGCCCAGGACGGCGCCATCATCACCGGCTGGGACTACCCGTCGTGCGAGGCCATCGGCCTGCTCAAGATGGACTTCCTCGGGCTGCGCAACCTCACCGTGCTCGGCGACGCCATCGACAACGCCAGGCTCAACCGCGGCATCGAGATCGACCTGGACGCGCTGCCGCTGGACGACAAGCTCACCTACGAGCTGCTGCAGCGCGGCGACACGCTCGGCGTCTTCCAGCTGGACGGCGGCCCCATGCGCGACCTGCTGCGCCGCATGCAGCCCACCGCCTTCGAGGACATCGTCGCCGTCGGCGCGCTCTACCGCCCCGGCCCGATGGGCATGAACGCGCACAACGACTACGCGGACCGGAAGAACAAGCGGCAGGACGTCAAGCCGATCCACCCGGAGCTGGCCGAGCCGCTGAAGGAGATCCTTGGCGAGACCTACGGCCTGATCGTGTATCAGGAGCAGATCATGCACGTCGCGCAGAAGGTCGCCGGGTACTCGCTCGGCCGCGCCGACATCCTGCGCCGCGCCATGGGCAAGAAGAAGGCCGAGGTGCTGGCCGCGGAGTTCGAGGGCTTCGAGGCGGGCATGCAGGCCAACGGCTATTCCAAGGCCGCGATCAAGGCGCTCTGGGACACCATCCTCCCGTTCGCCGGCTACGCCTTCAACAAGTCGCACGCCGCCGCCTACGGCCTGGTCTCCTACTGGACCGCCTACTTCAAGGCGAACTACCCGGCCGAGTACATGGCGGCGCTGCTCACCAGCGTCGGCGACGACAAGGACAAGGCCGCCGTCTACCTCTCGGACTGCCGCAGGCTCGGCGTGCACGTGCTGCCCCCGGATGTGAACGAGTCCGAGCTGAACTTCGCCTCGGTCGGCACCGACGTGCGGTTCGGGCTCGGCGCGGTGCGCAATGTCGGCACGAACGTGGTGGCCTCGATCCTGCAGGCGCGCAAGGAGAAGTCGAAGTACACCGACTTCTCCGACTACCTGAACAAGATCGATACCGTGGCCTGCACCAAGAAGGTCACCGAGTCGCTGATCAAGGCGGGCGCCTTCGATTCGCTCGGGCACCCGCGCAAGGGGCTGCTGCTGATCCACTCGGACGCCATCGACGCGGTGATGACCACCAAGAAGGCCGAGGCGATCGGGCAGTTCGACCTCTTCGGCGGGGTCGACGCGGACGAGTCGATCACCTCGATCTTCAACGTCGCGGTGCCGGACGACGAGTGGGAGTCCAAGCACCGGCTGGCGCTGGAGCGGGAGATGCTCGGGCTCTACGTCTCCGGGCATCCGCTGAACGGCGTCGAGCACGTGCTGGCCGCGCAGGCCGACACCCAGATCCCGGCCATCCTGGAGGGCGACCTCAAGGACGGCACCCAGGTGACCGTCGGCGGCATCCTGGCCTCGGTGAACCGCCGGGTCAACAAGAACGGCCTGGCCTGGGCCTCGGCCCAGCTGGAGGATCTGACCGGCGGCATCGAGGTGCTCTTCTTCCCGCAGTCGTACCAGCTCTACGGCATGGACGTGGTCGAGGACGCCATCGTGCTGGTGAAGGCGAGGGTCAGCGTGCGCGACGACCGGATCTCGCTGATCGCCAACGACCTCGCGGTGCCGGATCTCTCCACCATCGGCGTCGCCAAGCCGCTCGCCGTCACGGTGACCACCCGGATGTGCACGCCGGACAAGATCGGCGAGCTCAAGCGGGTGCTCATCAGGCACCCGGGCACCGCCGACGTGCACGTGCGGCACGTCGGGGCCAGGGACAAGACCACCGTGCTCAAGCTCTCCGACAGCTTCCGGGTCTCGCCGTCGTCGGCGCTCATGGGCGACCTCAAGGCGCTGCTCGGCCCCGGCTGCCTGGCGGGCTGA
- a CDS encoding cellulose biosynthesis cyclic di-GMP-binding regulatory protein BcsB has product MTIAGSIRSGIARCAAAGAAVLVLAAPAAAVPLRQDAQFPLPALGLTAVQPFDGRDDVVALVVPVPPGMAPAALRGTLQVAPDAGTGRIDVEVQGRVVGSVEVPPGSATLPVSLPLAGVPVLNGAATVTLHSHLTAMGAGWCAAESGTLALVDATVDYTGEETQPAVIADFLPPVLNRLTLYLPATPSADETATALELGTAIVARYANQTVAVELRPLGPGGAIPAEPPGLLERRVVITEADTAGTTLRTTAPGGPVLAVTGRGAELRTQARLITSDMAWIAADTAAVAGSLAPAPQLAPDSVTLRELGVTTLSGTGQGRVRIPIAVDQTRLGRPSGTVRIHLRGNYTPLPDGTNGQLTATVGDSTVDHWPVDGSGSIDRWIDVPDRLLGRFTEVAVALQVAGAASCEAAQPVTLTLDPESTVESVRRVPPVPGGFEALPQALMPAVQVGLSAGTLADAGRALGLLTGLQRMTLAPLRPELVPLDAALNSDRPAVLIAADGGLPDSLELPLTVVGPSVTVADADGGPAQSVELPGQRLGSLQAAWSGDRMLLVATSTGDPAATDRLLDWLRAEPDRWYGLRGGVLAQTGDREPILLQAPATLPAEQPSDDHTTLLLAGAVLLGIGLIGAVLVLLTRARRGPGRRA; this is encoded by the coding sequence ATGACAATCGCCGGTTCGATCCGGTCCGGTATCGCGCGCTGCGCGGCGGCCGGGGCGGCGGTGCTGGTGCTGGCCGCGCCCGCCGCGGCGGTGCCGCTGCGGCAGGACGCGCAGTTCCCGCTCCCCGCGCTCGGGTTGACCGCCGTGCAGCCCTTCGACGGCCGCGACGACGTGGTCGCGCTGGTCGTCCCGGTGCCGCCGGGGATGGCGCCCGCCGCGCTGCGCGGCACCCTGCAGGTCGCGCCGGACGCCGGGACCGGACGGATCGACGTCGAGGTGCAGGGGCGGGTGGTCGGCTCGGTCGAGGTGCCGCCGGGCAGCGCCACGCTGCCGGTCAGCCTGCCGCTGGCCGGGGTTCCGGTGCTGAACGGCGCCGCCACCGTCACGCTGCACTCGCACCTGACCGCGATGGGCGCGGGCTGGTGCGCCGCCGAGAGCGGCACGCTCGCCCTCGTGGACGCCACCGTCGACTACACCGGCGAGGAGACGCAGCCCGCGGTGATCGCGGACTTCCTGCCACCGGTGCTGAACCGGCTCACCCTGTACCTGCCCGCCACCCCGTCGGCGGACGAGACCGCCACCGCGCTCGAGCTCGGCACCGCCATCGTCGCCAGGTACGCCAACCAGACCGTCGCGGTTGAGCTGCGCCCGCTCGGGCCCGGCGGTGCGATTCCGGCGGAGCCGCCTGGGCTCCTGGAGCGCCGCGTGGTGATCACCGAGGCGGACACCGCGGGCACCACCCTGCGGACGACGGCACCGGGCGGCCCGGTGCTCGCGGTCACCGGCCGCGGCGCGGAGCTGCGCACCCAGGCCAGGCTGATCACCAGCGACATGGCCTGGATCGCCGCGGACACCGCCGCCGTCGCCGGGTCGCTGGCCCCGGCGCCGCAGCTCGCGCCGGACAGCGTCACGCTGCGCGAGCTGGGCGTCACCACGCTGAGCGGGACCGGCCAGGGCCGGGTCCGGATTCCGATCGCGGTGGACCAGACCCGGCTCGGCCGCCCCTCCGGGACCGTGCGGATCCACCTGCGCGGCAACTACACGCCGCTGCCGGACGGGACGAACGGCCAGCTCACGGCCACCGTCGGGGACAGCACGGTCGACCACTGGCCGGTGGACGGCTCCGGGAGCATCGACCGCTGGATCGACGTCCCGGATCGGCTGCTCGGCCGCTTCACCGAGGTCGCGGTGGCGCTGCAGGTCGCGGGGGCCGCGAGCTGCGAGGCGGCGCAGCCGGTCACGCTCACCCTCGACCCGGAGAGCACGGTGGAGAGCGTGCGGCGGGTGCCGCCGGTGCCGGGCGGGTTCGAGGCGCTGCCGCAGGCGCTCATGCCCGCCGTGCAGGTCGGGCTGAGCGCGGGCACGCTGGCCGACGCCGGGCGCGCGCTCGGGCTGCTCACCGGATTGCAGCGGATGACGCTCGCGCCGCTGCGCCCGGAGCTGGTCCCGCTCGACGCCGCGCTGAACTCGGACCGCCCCGCCGTCCTGATCGCGGCCGACGGCGGGCTGCCCGACTCGCTGGAGCTCCCGCTCACCGTGGTCGGGCCGAGCGTCACCGTCGCCGACGCCGACGGTGGCCCCGCGCAGAGCGTGGAGCTGCCCGGGCAGCGGCTCGGCTCGCTGCAGGCGGCCTGGAGCGGCGACCGGATGCTGCTGGTCGCCACCTCCACCGGCGACCCCGCCGCCACCGATCGGCTGCTCGACTGGTTGCGCGCCGAGCCGGACCGCTGGTACGGGCTGCGCGGCGGGGTGCTGGCGCAGACCGGCGACCGGGAGCCGATCCTGCTGCAGGCGCCGGCCACGCTGCCGGCCGAGCAGCCGAGCGACGACCACACCACCCTCCTGCTCGCGGGCGCGGTGCTGCTCGGAATCGGGCTGATCGGCGCCGTCCTCGTCCTGCTCACCCGAGCCCGCCGCGGCCCCGGCCGCCGGGCGTGA